The nucleotide sequence TCTCACCAACCCAATATTGCCAACACGTTCGAAAAATCGACCGCATAAGGGATGACGCCCTGCCATTCAGGTCGGAGCAGTCCTACGGCAAAAAAGTACGCGAAGGACATCGAGCACAGAAAAACAAGGGAGAACGTCCGCTCTTTCTGTTTCGGGGCGGTCAAAGCAATGGGAATTGAGATGACTGCGAATATCGAGAAGTAATACGCGAGCCGCGCAAAGATCTCAGCTTGAACGCCCGTCACTTGGAAGAGAACGGCGAGCATCATGGCGTGCTGATAAAAGGACAGCATCCCACGATCATCCAAGTTCGTTCGCTTAAGAACTTCGATATAGTTCACAACAAAAAACGCAAGCACGGCAACGAATGCGAGCTGAATGACAGCACCGAAATAATTTGAAGCCATGAAATCGCTACTGTACACATCTTCACGACCGAGAACCCATTGCGCAAGCGCAAGAACAACGTTAAAGGCAAGCAGGCAGATCGCGTAAAGCGCAAGGTACACGAACACGTAGCCTTTGCGAAAACCTATTTTCGTCAGAGGCAAGATGACGAGAGCGATCAATGCATAAACGTGAAACATGGAAGCGGCAACGACGCAAGCCACAAAACCAACATTGCTCCGCTTTAGAAGAAAGACGAATGCAACCACCAGCAAGGCGGCGGCAATTCCCTGCCTCATGACGTTCATATAGGCCGTATAAATGTTGAGCGTGATAAAAAGAAAGCAACTCAACAGGGGGTTCTCCGAATATTTGTATATCGCATAGCCGATGGGAACATACATTACAATCGCCGTGAATACGAGAAGCAATTGGTAGTTGCTGGACAGCTGGTTCAAGAGAAGGCACAGAGCAGTAAAACCCGGCTCGTATCGCTCCAAAGCAAACGCCGACCAACCCTCGGCCCCAATCCTCGCGTACGCGCGAATGAACTGCTCCGTGTCAACGCCAACCGTGTAGCTTCTGCATGCAGCGATACAAATGAGCAGGGCGAAGACCAAGGCGACGTACAATCTTTTCGCCTTGGTTGAGCGTTTTGGCCTGATGACAATCGCCAAAAGTAGGAGGGTTAGCAGAACGAGGCTGTAGAAAAACATTTGCGCTCGCCTTAATCTAAAGAGTCGAGTTCGACATGGCCCACCCATCCGGACGGAGGGGTGAAGCGGCGTACAGGGGAAATATGATTGAAGGACACGGGGTTCCGCCCGTCCATACTGCACATCACATCACCCGGCAATCCGGAGACCAAAGGAAGACGCTCCACCTTGAATGCATGCGCCAATGAAGGTATTTTCTGGAAATCAAATCCCATAATCCTGGAAGCCACCATGTCAACGATGACGGGATTACCCCCGCATAGCAGAACTCCGGCATCGACCGGATCAGGCTCAAGCGGGCCCTCGCCTTCGCCCGCTACGATCCCGTCCACAATCGCAACGTATCCCATTCGAACGGATCGGCTCAAAGTCCCATCGAGATTTCCGTACAGGAGAATCTTGTTGAGATCGAGAATCGTCCTCCAAAGCGTATCGTTACCGAACCAACTGCCGTTTCTGGCAACCGCCCTGTTGTCGCCCCACACCTTTTTCGCAATCCATTTCAAGGGGACGAGTACGCGAGCGATGGGCCGCGCCAGATTAGCAATGCTTTTCGCCCGTGCCGTCAGCACTCCCTCGGCCTTCCTAGCCATGCCGTTCTCCGCAAATTGATCGCCGCCATCAGCCGGCGCGCCAACGGTATGATGAGGGAGTAGATTCTTGTTCGTGCTGACTCCCACAAGGTTTTTCAGACAGCAGGTCATGCCTGCCTTTTTATGAGTCTTCAACTTCGGCAGATTGACGAAGATATCGGCTTCCATAACAGACCCGCCCATCTCGTACAGATTGGTTTGTCCGTCGTGCGCCCTATTCGTCTCCTCGATATCGTAGCTCGCTCCGTAGTAGCCTCCCAAAGAGGTCTCCTTGGTGAAAAACTCGCTCAGGTCGCCTTCAACGTTGTAAAGGGTCTTTCCAGACGGATCGCCTGGCAGCTCGACGGAAGAAAGGATTATCCCGTCACCAGAGACGTTCCAGCGCTCGTTTCTCATGTCGACGAGAGAAAAGGAGATTCCACCTTCTTCGCACTTACGTCTCCATTCTTCAACCGGCATGAGCGCCACGATCTCGTCGAAATTGGCAGGCGTCATCGGGCTGTCACCGACGATGATAGTTCCAGATCCGGCCATGTTCTCGACCAAGATATCGATCACCGCCGTAATGACGGAAGGATGGGTGATCATCTGGACCCATTCATCCCTGCGCAAATGCCTCTCCTGAACCCAGTTGGGTTTGACGAAAACCCTGTCGCCAGGATGCACGCAGCTCAGAACACCAGTGCTCGATATGAGCCGGCCGATCTTCTCCGCATCATATTCGCAACCCGTGAAGCAATGGCAGGTTAGATTTGATATAACGCTTTCCGTCATAGCCGATCCCATCGTTACGCAATATTTGTATAGAAATCTGCCAGCAGCAACGCTGCAGCTCTTTGCGAGTATCCGGCATCGTCGATGCGCATCGCGGGATCCTGGAACCTGCCCTCGAGCGCCGCATTTGCAATCGCATCGCTCCAATCCGACAGTCGTTCCTTTCTTCCAAGGAATGTAGCGACACCGGTAATATCCACCTCAGACGGGACGTCTTTGGAGAACACGCACCTCAGCCCAGATGCTTGGGCCTCAACTGCGGCCACGGGCAATCCTTCACACAAAGACGGCATAGCCAGCACGTCGAATACGGAATACAGCTTGCCCACGTCCTCGCGAAGTCCCAAAAGATGTACTTTGCCCTCCAGCCCGAATTCGGCTATCAAACCGGACAACGCTTCTTCTTCAGGCCCGCTGCCGACGATGAGGAGCTCGGCCCGATGCTCGGTCTTGAGAAGCTCTCGAAACACATCGAACATGAAGGGGTAGTTCTTCTGCTTTGCAAGCCTGCCGACGCATCCAACGACGGGGAAGGCATCGGGGCCGATCGGCAGCTTCCGTTTGAGCTCGGAGGCGGCGGCTTCATCGAAACGAAACGCCTCCACATCGATACCGTTACGGAAGATGCGATAGGACTGATCGCCGAAAAGATAGTCTCCGGCCTCCTGCGAGCAAGCGAGCCGTTCCGTTGCAAATCTTTTTCCGTATCGGATAAGCGGATAGTTTCTTATTCGATGGCTCAAATGCTCCGAACTCGCCGCAAGATGGCTGTGAATAAGCCTGTTTTTCACCCCAGCATACGATGCGGCGCGAAGGACGCAGAAAGCGGTATTCGGAACGTGGCAATGAACTATGGAATAAGCGATTCCTTCGCTTTTTAGCAATTCGTTCACGTACCTGACATATCGAAGCGGCTCTTTCGAAGCGTCCGGAGCACAGTAAATTCTGGAACCAGATGCCATGCACTCCTTCTCGAACGTTATGGATGAAGGAATGTGGTAGAGGTAGTCGAAAGCAATTCTGTTCTGGTCGATCTCCCGCATCATGTTCCAGACATAGCGCATCACGCCCGACTCTTTGCTCATCGCGGGCACGACTTGGAGAACCTTGATTCTCTCACGCGATGTCACCTTATCTCACCTCTATCTGCGGCATCGTCAAACGGCTTATGCGATCTGGACTCTCGCATCCCGCGCACATGCAAGACCTCTCCCCATCGGAAAATGAAGTCATCGGTGAAATAGGGAAGAACGCCTCCCGCGGGAGAAAACGTCAGCTCGCCGAAGTAGACTTTCCCTTCAGCCTCATAGAGGTCGACGCGGACGAAATCGAAATCCGCCGATAAGGACTTCGCTATTTCGAGCATCGTGTCGAACCCGCTGGGTTTCGGAATTTCGCGCTCGTTTTTCATCGAACCCCGAAGGCCCTCGATTGGCTTCCACTCGAGATCGTAAAGGTTGAGCTTCAGCGATTCTTCCCGATTTGAACAGGTGAGGACGAACGAAGGAACACCATTCAGGCAATGGAATTTATAGTCTATAACGTCATCTAAACCGCCGACGTATTCCTCTGCGTAAATACGACGCGGAATCAGCTTGTAGTGTGGCTCCACGCAAGCGCGAGGGTAGTCGGCAGCCAACCACTGGTGAGCATGCGAGATCATATCGTCGACATCAAGTCTCGTCCTATCCATGCAAATGTAATTCATTTCGCAGCCATGTGTGGCCTTGAGGACGAATTTGTCCGGGAAAGCCGAGATGTCGATCTCCTCGACGCTACTCCAAGGCCCCCCGCACAGCGGTATAAGGATGTTTTCGGCACCCAAATTTGCAACGTAGTCCCTTACGGCGTATTTGTCTGTACAGCGAGCCATTAGCTCCTCGTCGGCATTCAGCTCAATCCACGAGATCTTGTCAGCCAATGTTCTCGGTTTTTCGATGTCGAGCCGTCGGCCGTATCTGAATCGGGCATCGAAGAGCTTGGCGTTCTTCGACCCGAAGAAACGCGCAAAACCGTTGAGGAAAGCCCTGTACGTGCTTTTCCCAATCCCATTCGACGACATCTAGTCCCTCCTGAACAGGTCTCGCGTGTACACCTTGCCGACCACGTCAGCCAGCTCGTCACTCCAGCGATTGGCAATTATCACGTCGCAACGCCGCTTGAAGGCATCCAGATCATGCGTCGCCTCGTTACCGAAAAACTCGTTCTCGTCCAAAGTTGGCTCATACACCAGCATGGGGATGCCCTTGGCCTTGATGCGCTTCATGACGCCCTGCACGGAAGATGCCCGGAAATTGTCCGAACCGGCCTTCATGGTCAGGCGGTATACGCCCACCATGGGCATCGCGTCCCAGTCGGCAAATTTTTCCGCAAGCTCCTCCACCTGTGCCGCCACGAAATCCTTGCGTGTTCGGTTGGCGTCAACGATGGCGCCTATCAGGTTCTGCGGCACGTCCTGATAGTTCGCCAAGAGCTGCTTCGTGTCCTTGGGCAGGCAGTAGCCACCATATCCGAAGGAGGGGTTGTTGTAGTGCGAGCCAATGCGCGGTTCCAGGCACACGCCCTCGATGATCTGGGTAGCGTCCAGCCCGTGCACGCACGCGTAGGTATCGAGCTCGTTGAAGTACGCCACGCGCAGAGCCAAGTACGTGTTGGAAAAGAGCTTCACGGCCTCCGCCTCTGTGGCGTGCATAACGAGCTTCGGGATGCCGGCAGTCCCATCGGCGTTCTCGCGCTCCCGCTCGGCGGGGTCGGCCCCCTCCTCCAGCAGCGCCGCAAATCGCTCGGCGTACTCACTTAGAAGGTCGGCTTCAGCATGATTACTCGGCACGCCCACTACGATGCGGCTGGGATGCAGGTTGTCGTAAAGAGCATGCCCCTCGCGCAAGAACTCCGGGCTGAACAGGAAACGTCCCTGCGGGTAGCGCTCGCAGAGCGTCTTAGTGTAGCCTACGGGCACGGTCGACTTCACCACCATGACTGTATCAGGGCTCACGCTCAGTACCAGTTCCACCACCTGTTCCACAAGGCTCGTATCGAAATAGTCTTTCTCAGGATCGTAGTTGGTGGGCGTGGCTATGACCACCAACTCGGCCGCCGCGTAGGCCGCATATCCGTCAAGCGTCGCTGCAAGCGCAAGCTCGCGCACACCGGCTTTCGCCTCTGTCAGGAACCGCTCGATCTCCGCGTCCCGGATGGGGCTCGCCCAACGGTTGATCGCATCCACCTTCTCGGGCACCACGTCCACGGCCGCAACCTCGTTGCGCTGCGCGAGCAGCACAGCGAGCGAGAGCCCGACGTATCCTGTGCCCGCTATAGCTATCCTCATATCAGAAACCTCATGTCCATAGTCGAACCCGCATACGTGACGCGTCGCAGGTCATCGCTTTCCTCTCGTGAAGAACTCGAGCCCCTTCGCGAAGCATGCCCCTGGGGACGTGGCAAACGCCCGCACCCCGTACCCCATAGATTTCAGAAGCATGCCGCTACGTAGGCACGCGAACGCAAGCACCGCGTTATGTCTGAACTCTACGAATCGGATGTCCCGCTTGCTCAGGCGCGAGTAGAAAACCTTCGCCGCCTCGTGACGCGCCATCTCGCCTTCGATCTTGTTCTGCCCGAGCGAGAGCCTCTCTCCCTTGTGGAGGTACTGGTGCACGTGAACCTCCGGCATATAGCCGATGCGTGCACCGGCCTCGATGCACCGCAGCATAAGCCACCAGTCCTGCCCGGTCGCCACCTCGCCGAAGCCCTCGATCCTGTCGAAAAGCTCTTTCTTGAGCAGGTAGATAGACGTGGGGCAGATAGGGGTCAGCAGGTGGGCGCGCAGCAGTCCGTCTCGTGAAAAGTCCTTGCAATGGTTCAGATAGCGATGCTCTACAAGCTTGCCTTCTTCGTTGTACCAAGCCACGTCCTGCCAGCTCATATCCAGGTCGTTTTCCATAGTGAAAACGACCTGGGTCTCGATCTTGTCGGGCAGGAACTCGTCGTCGTCGTCCAGAAAGGCGAGCCACTCGCCGCAAGCCTGCCTGCAAGCGACGTTGCGTGCTGCTCCACCGCCGGTCTTTCCGCCCGTCTCCACCTCGCGTAGGCGTCCGTCGGCCACATAGCACGCCAGTCGCCGCTTCGTCGCCTCGTCCTCAGGAGAACCGGGTACGTTGTCGTTTGCAATTAGCACCTCGATGTTGCGGTAGGTCTGTCCCAGCACGGAGTCGATCGCGCGCGGCAGCTTATTGGCGCGCCTGTACGTAGGGATCACCACAGTCACCAACGGGGTTTCGCTCAAGTTGCGCATCGCTACCGCCCCGTCTTTCGCGCCATGGCGCCGAGGGTGCCGACGACTATCCCGGCGTCCATCCGCAAGCCGCACCGCCGCACATACTCGAGTTCTATACGCTGACGATCTCCATTCTCCCATGTGGCTTCGTTGCGT is from Gordonibacter urolithinfaciens and encodes:
- a CDS encoding EpsG family protein, which produces MFFYSLVLLTLLLLAIVIRPKRSTKAKRLYVALVFALLICIAACRSYTVGVDTEQFIRAYARIGAEGWSAFALERYEPGFTALCLLLNQLSSNYQLLLVFTAIVMYVPIGYAIYKYSENPLLSCFLFITLNIYTAYMNVMRQGIAAALLVVAFVFLLKRSNVGFVACVVAASMFHVYALIALVILPLTKIGFRKGYVFVYLALYAICLLAFNVVLALAQWVLGREDVYSSDFMASNYFGAVIQLAFVAVLAFFVVNYIEVLKRTNLDDRGMLSFYQHAMMLAVLFQVTGVQAEIFARLAYYFSIFAVISIPIALTAPKQKERTFSLVFLCSMSFAYFFAVGLLRPEWQGVIPYAVDFSNVLAILGW
- a CDS encoding DUF362 domain-containing protein codes for the protein MTESVISNLTCHCFTGCEYDAEKIGRLISSTGVLSCVHPGDRVFVKPNWVQERHLRRDEWVQMITHPSVITAVIDILVENMAGSGTIIVGDSPMTPANFDEIVALMPVEEWRRKCEEGGISFSLVDMRNERWNVSGDGIILSSVELPGDPSGKTLYNVEGDLSEFFTKETSLGGYYGASYDIEETNRAHDGQTNLYEMGGSVMEADIFVNLPKLKTHKKAGMTCCLKNLVGVSTNKNLLPHHTVGAPADGGDQFAENGMARKAEGVLTARAKSIANLARPIARVLVPLKWIAKKVWGDNRAVARNGSWFGNDTLWRTILDLNKILLYGNLDGTLSRSVRMGYVAIVDGIVAGEGEGPLEPDPVDAGVLLCGGNPVIVDMVASRIMGFDFQKIPSLAHAFKVERLPLVSGLPGDVMCSMDGRNPVSFNHISPVRRFTPPSGWVGHVELDSLD
- a CDS encoding glycosyltransferase, with the translated sequence MRYVWNMMREIDQNRIAFDYLYHIPSSITFEKECMASGSRIYCAPDASKEPLRYVRYVNELLKSEGIAYSIVHCHVPNTAFCVLRAASYAGVKNRLIHSHLAASSEHLSHRIRNYPLIRYGKRFATERLACSQEAGDYLFGDQSYRIFRNGIDVEAFRFDEAAASELKRKLPIGPDAFPVVGCVGRLAKQKNYPFMFDVFRELLKTEHRAELLIVGSGPEEEALSGLIAEFGLEGKVHLLGLREDVGKLYSVFDVLAMPSLCEGLPVAAVEAQASGLRCVFSKDVPSEVDITGVATFLGRKERLSDWSDAIANAALEGRFQDPAMRIDDAGYSQRAAALLLADFYTNIA
- a CDS encoding ATP-grasp fold amidoligase family protein; translation: MSSNGIGKSTYRAFLNGFARFFGSKNAKLFDARFRYGRRLDIEKPRTLADKISWIELNADEELMARCTDKYAVRDYVANLGAENILIPLCGGPWSSVEEIDISAFPDKFVLKATHGCEMNYICMDRTRLDVDDMISHAHQWLAADYPRACVEPHYKLIPRRIYAEEYVGGLDDVIDYKFHCLNGVPSFVLTCSNREESLKLNLYDLEWKPIEGLRGSMKNEREIPKPSGFDTMLEIAKSLSADFDFVRVDLYEAEGKVYFGELTFSPAGGVLPYFTDDFIFRWGEVLHVRGMRESRSHKPFDDAADRGEIR
- a CDS encoding UDP binding domain-containing protein; this encodes MRIAIAGTGYVGLSLAVLLAQRNEVAAVDVVPEKVDAINRWASPIRDAEIERFLTEAKAGVRELALAATLDGYAAYAAAELVVIATPTNYDPEKDYFDTSLVEQVVELVLSVSPDTVMVVKSTVPVGYTKTLCERYPQGRFLFSPEFLREGHALYDNLHPSRIVVGVPSNHAEADLLSEYAERFAALLEEGADPAERERENADGTAGIPKLVMHATEAEAVKLFSNTYLALRVAYFNELDTYACVHGLDATQIIEGVCLEPRIGSHYNNPSFGYGGYCLPKDTKQLLANYQDVPQNLIGAIVDANRTRKDFVAAQVEELAEKFADWDAMPMVGVYRLTMKAGSDNFRASSVQGVMKRIKAKGIPMLVYEPTLDENEFFGNEATHDLDAFKRRCDVIIANRWSDELADVVGKVYTRDLFRRD
- a CDS encoding glycosyltransferase family 2 protein, which produces MRNLSETPLVTVVIPTYRRANKLPRAIDSVLGQTYRNIEVLIANDNVPGSPEDEATKRRLACYVADGRLREVETGGKTGGGAARNVACRQACGEWLAFLDDDDEFLPDKIETQVVFTMENDLDMSWQDVAWYNEEGKLVEHRYLNHCKDFSRDGLLRAHLLTPICPTSIYLLKKELFDRIEGFGEVATGQDWWLMLRCIEAGARIGYMPEVHVHQYLHKGERLSLGQNKIEGEMARHEAAKVFYSRLSKRDIRFVEFRHNAVLAFACLRSGMLLKSMGYGVRAFATSPGACFAKGLEFFTRGKR